A genomic stretch from Mauremys mutica isolate MM-2020 ecotype Southern chromosome 18, ASM2049712v1, whole genome shotgun sequence includes:
- the SURF6 gene encoding surfeit locus protein 6 isoform X1 translates to MASLATKDSYLQSLAKKICVQQVQEPRKRTFGITASKRAGSGDASSQPKKKKRKKPRKQAEKADAPPAKQAAHNTSKSAPAKQAVPNLNTSTPAEQTAPKGSRAAPTGTAVSKSENGTTGGKSDPGSFSAVNILRQRLHEKMQEVSGQGGTKELSPAVLEKRRRRKYEKERKRRRKKELKMKEKIEKKGAQEAAAAVEPQQAKEESKAGIIFNQVKICEEEELSKTEKKREKRKRVKGNLTPLTGKNYKQLLSRLEARKSKLEELKDKDQKKAQELENKMKWTNVLYKAEGVKIRDDEERLKAALKRKEKHKAQRQKQWEKRTEHVVEKMQQRQDKRRKNIQKKKVAKVERRKDKARKKGRILPEDLEKAGVK, encoded by the exons ATGGCTAGTCTGGCCACCAAAGACTCATACCTGCAGAGTTTAGCTAAGAAAATTTGTGTGCAGCAGGTCCAGGAGCCACGGAAAAGAACATTCGGTATTACAG CTTCCAAGCGAGCTGGGTCTGGAGATGCTAGCAGCCAGCcgaagaaaaagaagagaaagaaacCCAGAAAGCAAGCTGAGAAGGCAGATGCCCCTCCAGCTAAGCAGGCAGCACACAATACCAGCAAATCTGCTCCAGCTAAGCAGGCAGTACCTAATCTTAACACATCTACTCCAGCCGAACAGACAGCACCCAAAGGGAGCAGAGCTGCTCCAACTGGAACAGCAGTGAGCAAAAGTGAGAACGGAACTACAG GTGGAAAAAGTGATCCCGGTTCATTTTCTGCCGTGAATATCTTGCGTCAGAGGTTACATGAGAAGATGCAAGAAGTCTCTGGTCAG GGCGGCACTAAAGAATTATCGCCAGCTGTGCTGGAGAAGAGGCGCCGAAGGAAGTATGAGAAGGAGAGGAAGAGGCGCCGAAAAAAGGAGCTGAAGATGAAGGAGAAAATCGAGAAGAAGGGAGCCCAGGAGGCAGCTGCAGCTGTGGAGCCGCAGCAAGCGAAGGAGGAGAGCAAGGCTGGGATCATCTTCAACCAGGTCAAAATctgtgaggaggaggagctgagcaagacagagaagaagagagagaagaggaagagagtgAAGGGCAACCTCACTCCTCTGACAGGCAAGAACTACAAGCAACTGCTGAGCAGGCTGGAAGCCCGGAAGAGCAAATTGGAGGAGCTGAAGGACAAGGACCAAAAGAAAGCCCAGGAGCTGGAAAATAAGATGAAATGGACCAACGTCCTTTACAAGGCAGAAGGTGTCAAGATCCGCGATGATGAGGAACGTCTGAAggctgccctgaagcgcaaggagaAGCACAAGGCCCAGCGCCAGAAGCAGTGGGAGAAGAGGACAGAGCATGTGGTAGAGAAGATGCAGCAGCGGCAGGACAAGCGGCGTAAGAACATCCAAAAGAAGAAGGTGGCCAAGGTGGAGCGCAGGAAGGACAAGGCCCGGAAGAAGGGTCGCATCCTCCCAGAGGACTTGGAGAAAGCTGGTGTGAAATGA
- the SURF6 gene encoding surfeit locus protein 6 isoform X2 → MASLATKDSYLQSLAKKICVQQVQEPRKRTFASKRAGSGDASSQPKKKKRKKPRKQAEKADAPPAKQAAHNTSKSAPAKQAVPNLNTSTPAEQTAPKGSRAAPTGTAVSKSENGTTGGKSDPGSFSAVNILRQRLHEKMQEVSGQGGTKELSPAVLEKRRRRKYEKERKRRRKKELKMKEKIEKKGAQEAAAAVEPQQAKEESKAGIIFNQVKICEEEELSKTEKKREKRKRVKGNLTPLTGKNYKQLLSRLEARKSKLEELKDKDQKKAQELENKMKWTNVLYKAEGVKIRDDEERLKAALKRKEKHKAQRQKQWEKRTEHVVEKMQQRQDKRRKNIQKKKVAKVERRKDKARKKGRILPEDLEKAGVK, encoded by the exons ATGGCTAGTCTGGCCACCAAAGACTCATACCTGCAGAGTTTAGCTAAGAAAATTTGTGTGCAGCAGGTCCAGGAGCCACGGAAAAGAACATTCG CTTCCAAGCGAGCTGGGTCTGGAGATGCTAGCAGCCAGCcgaagaaaaagaagagaaagaaacCCAGAAAGCAAGCTGAGAAGGCAGATGCCCCTCCAGCTAAGCAGGCAGCACACAATACCAGCAAATCTGCTCCAGCTAAGCAGGCAGTACCTAATCTTAACACATCTACTCCAGCCGAACAGACAGCACCCAAAGGGAGCAGAGCTGCTCCAACTGGAACAGCAGTGAGCAAAAGTGAGAACGGAACTACAG GTGGAAAAAGTGATCCCGGTTCATTTTCTGCCGTGAATATCTTGCGTCAGAGGTTACATGAGAAGATGCAAGAAGTCTCTGGTCAG GGCGGCACTAAAGAATTATCGCCAGCTGTGCTGGAGAAGAGGCGCCGAAGGAAGTATGAGAAGGAGAGGAAGAGGCGCCGAAAAAAGGAGCTGAAGATGAAGGAGAAAATCGAGAAGAAGGGAGCCCAGGAGGCAGCTGCAGCTGTGGAGCCGCAGCAAGCGAAGGAGGAGAGCAAGGCTGGGATCATCTTCAACCAGGTCAAAATctgtgaggaggaggagctgagcaagacagagaagaagagagagaagaggaagagagtgAAGGGCAACCTCACTCCTCTGACAGGCAAGAACTACAAGCAACTGCTGAGCAGGCTGGAAGCCCGGAAGAGCAAATTGGAGGAGCTGAAGGACAAGGACCAAAAGAAAGCCCAGGAGCTGGAAAATAAGATGAAATGGACCAACGTCCTTTACAAGGCAGAAGGTGTCAAGATCCGCGATGATGAGGAACGTCTGAAggctgccctgaagcgcaaggagaAGCACAAGGCCCAGCGCCAGAAGCAGTGGGAGAAGAGGACAGAGCATGTGGTAGAGAAGATGCAGCAGCGGCAGGACAAGCGGCGTAAGAACATCCAAAAGAAGAAGGTGGCCAAGGTGGAGCGCAGGAAGGACAAGGCCCGGAAGAAGGGTCGCATCCTCCCAGAGGACTTGGAGAAAGCTGGTGTGAAATGA